Genomic segment of Mycolicibacterium sarraceniae:
GATCTGACCCGGCTCTCCGCGGCCGGCATCCCCACGATCGCGCTGGTGTTCGGTAACTCCACCGCCGGTGGCGCCTACATCCCGGGGATGTCGGATCACGTGGTGATGATCAAGGAACGGTCGAAGGTCTTCCTCGCCGGTCCCCCTCTGGTGAAGATGGCCACTGGCGAGGAGGCCGACGACGAATCCCTCGGCGGGGCCGAAATGCACGCCAGGGTTTCGGGTTTGGCCGACTACCTCGCCGTCGACGAGCTCGACGCCATTCGCATCGGGCGTCGTGTCATCGCCCGGCTCAACTGGACCAAACACGGCCCCACCCAGCGACCGGTGATCCCGCCGCTGGCCGACCCCGACGAACTGCTGGGCATCGTCTCGGCCGATCTGCGGATCCCGTTCGACCCCCGCGAGGTGATCGCCCGCATCGTCGACGGCTCTGATTTCGACGAGTTCAAGGCGATGTACGGGGCCTCCCTGGTGACTGGCTGGGCCACCGTGCACGGCTATCCGGTGGGCATCCTCGCCAACGCCCGCGGTGTGCTGTTCAGCGAGGAGTCACAGAAGGCGACCCAGTTCATCCAACTGGCCAACCGATCCAACACGCCGCTGTTGTTCCTGCACAACACGACCGGCTACATGGTGGGTAAGGCCTACGAGGAAGGCGGCATGATCAAGCACGGCTCGATGATGATCAACGCCGTATCCAATTCGCGGGTACCGCATATCTCGCTGCTGCTCGGCGCCTCCTACGGAGCCGGCCATTACGGGATGTGCGGACGCGCCTACGATCCTCGGTTCCTGTTCGCCTGGCCCAGCGCCAAATCCGCGGTGATGGGCGGTGCCCAACTGGCGGGCGTGCTGTCGATCGTCAACCGTGCGGCCACCGAGGCCCGCGGTGGCACTGTCGACGAAGCGGGCGATGCCGCGCTACAAGCCGCCGTCGAGGCCCAGATCGAGGCCGAGTCGCTACCGATGTTCCTGTCCGGGCGGCTCTACGACGACGGAGTGATCGACCCCCGCGACACCCGCACCGTACTCGGAATGTGCTTGTCCGCCATAGCCAATGCGCCGATCGAGGGGACGTCGAACTTCGGCGTCTTCCGGATGTGAGCCCGGCGATGAGCGCTTGCGCGAAGAGCAGAGGACTGCAGTGATCACTCGTATTTTGGTTGCCAATCGTGGCGAGATCGCCCGCCGCGTCTTCACCACCTGCCGCCGGCTCGGAATCGCGACAGTGGCCGTCTACACCGACCCCGACGCACAGTCGCCCCACGTCGCCGAGGCCGACGCCCGGGTGCGCCTCGAGACCACCCTCGGTTATCTCGATGCTGCCCAGTTGATCGCCGCGGCCCGCTCGTCGGGTGCCGACGCCGTCCATCCTGGCTACGGATTCCTCTCCGAGAATGCCGATTTCGCCAAGGCCGTGCTCGACGCCGGACTGATCTGGATCGGACCGCCGGTCGCCGCCGTCACGTCGATGGGCTCCAAGATCGAAGCCAAGAAGATGATGGCTGCCGCCGGCGTTCCGGTGCTCGACGAACTCGACCCGGACACAGTCACCGAAGCGCAACTCCCGGTGCTGGTCAAGGCGTCGGCCGGCGGCGGTGGGCGTGGCATGCGCGTGGTCACGAGCCTGTCCGAGCTGTCCGACCAGGTGCAGGCCGCAAGCCGCGAGGCCCAATCCGCATTCAGCGATCCGACGGTGTTTTGCGAGCGGTATCTGGCAGGAGGTCACCACGTCGAGGTGCAGGTGCTCGCCGACGAGCACGGCACGGTCTGGGCGGTCGGCGAGCGGGAATGCTCCATCCAACGCCGACACCAGAAAATCATCGAGGAGGCGCCCTCTCCTCTTGTTGAACGCGTTGCGGGCATGCGCGCGAGGCTGTTTGCGGCTGCCCGGCAAGCGGCGGAGGCCATCGGTTACACCGGCGCGGGCACTGTGGAGTTCCTCGCCTCCGACGACGGGGAGATCTTCTTCCTCGAGATGAACACCCGGCTGCAGGTGGAACACCCCGTCACCGAACTCACCACCGGCCTGGACCTGGTCGAATTGCAGTTGACCGTGGCCGAGGGGCAGCGACTCGATCCCGAGCCGCCTGTCGCCCGGGGGCACTCGATCGAGGCCCGGATTTACGCCGAGGATCCGGCCAAGAACTGGCAGCCCCAGGCCGGCCGTATCCACCTCTTCGAGGTGCCTGGCGCGGGAACGTCTTTCGGTCCACTGACCGGCACCGGCGTTCGGCTGGACTCCGGCATCTGCGACTCCGCGAACGTGTCGATCCACTATGACCCGATGCTGGCCAAGGTAATCTCCTACGCTGCGACCCGGTGCCGGGCGGCACAGGTCCTCGCCGATGCACTCGCCCGCACTCGGTTGCACGGCATCCGCACCAACCGCGATCTTCTGGTCAATGTCCTTACCCACCAGTCTTTTCTGGACGGTGCCACCGACACCGCGTTCTTCGAGAAGCACGGTGTGACCGAACTCGCCCGCCCGCTGGCCAACGATCGCACAATCCGGCTGGCGGCGGTGGCCGCCGCCTTGGCCGATGCCGCCCACAATCGCGCCAACGCCACCGTGCTCGGCGAAATATCCAGCGGGTGGCGCAACGTCGTGTCCGGCACTCAACATAAGACCTACCGTGACGCAACTGAGCACGAACACAGGGTCGCCTACCGGTTCACCCGTAACGGCCTGACATTGCCCGACGACGACGGCGTGGCGCTGGTATCGGCACGGCCGGACGAGGTGGTGCTGGCCGACGACGGGGTGGCCACGGCGTTCGCGGTATCGCGCTACGGCGCCGAGGTTTTCGTCGACTCGCCGTTGGGACCGGTCACCTTGACTGCAGTCCCGAGGTTCCCCGAGCCCGGCTCGACTATCGAGAAGGGTTCGCTGCTGGCCCCCATGCCCGGCGCCGTGATCCGGCTCGGCGCCGCCTTGGGTGACACGGTCACCCTCGGTCAGCCGCTGGTCTGGCTGGAGGCGATGAAGATGGAGCACACCATCACCGCGCCCGCCGACGGC
This window contains:
- a CDS encoding acyl-CoA carboxylase subunit beta, with protein sequence MSPLQSTLDTKAPAYVEAAEVMVAKLAEIDGELAKALAGGGPKYVDRHHGRGKLTARERIELLVDPDSPFLELCPLAAYGSDFQVGASLVTGIGVVEGVECLVIANDPTVKGGTSNPWTLKKMLRANQVAFENRLPVISLVESGGADLPTQKEIFIPGGQMFRDLTRLSAAGIPTIALVFGNSTAGGAYIPGMSDHVVMIKERSKVFLAGPPLVKMATGEEADDESLGGAEMHARVSGLADYLAVDELDAIRIGRRVIARLNWTKHGPTQRPVIPPLADPDELLGIVSADLRIPFDPREVIARIVDGSDFDEFKAMYGASLVTGWATVHGYPVGILANARGVLFSEESQKATQFIQLANRSNTPLLFLHNTTGYMVGKAYEEGGMIKHGSMMINAVSNSRVPHISLLLGASYGAGHYGMCGRAYDPRFLFAWPSAKSAVMGGAQLAGVLSIVNRAATEARGGTVDEAGDAALQAAVEAQIEAESLPMFLSGRLYDDGVIDPRDTRTVLGMCLSAIANAPIEGTSNFGVFRM
- a CDS encoding acetyl/propionyl/methylcrotonyl-CoA carboxylase subunit alpha, encoding MITRILVANRGEIARRVFTTCRRLGIATVAVYTDPDAQSPHVAEADARVRLETTLGYLDAAQLIAAARSSGADAVHPGYGFLSENADFAKAVLDAGLIWIGPPVAAVTSMGSKIEAKKMMAAAGVPVLDELDPDTVTEAQLPVLVKASAGGGGRGMRVVTSLSELSDQVQAASREAQSAFSDPTVFCERYLAGGHHVEVQVLADEHGTVWAVGERECSIQRRHQKIIEEAPSPLVERVAGMRARLFAAARQAAEAIGYTGAGTVEFLASDDGEIFFLEMNTRLQVEHPVTELTTGLDLVELQLTVAEGQRLDPEPPVARGHSIEARIYAEDPAKNWQPQAGRIHLFEVPGAGTSFGPLTGTGVRLDSGICDSANVSIHYDPMLAKVISYAATRCRAAQVLADALARTRLHGIRTNRDLLVNVLTHQSFLDGATDTAFFEKHGVTELARPLANDRTIRLAAVAAALADAAHNRANATVLGEISSGWRNVVSGTQHKTYRDATEHEHRVAYRFTRNGLTLPDDDGVALVSARPDEVVLADDGVATAFAVSRYGAEVFVDSPLGPVTLTAVPRFPEPGSTIEKGSLLAPMPGAVIRLGAALGDTVTLGQPLVWLEAMKMEHTITAPADGVLTQLDVHVGQQVDVGAVLARVENQNEAEGEL